From Ipomoea triloba cultivar NCNSP0323 chromosome 5, ASM357664v1, the proteins below share one genomic window:
- the LOC116020985 gene encoding protein PIN-LIKES 7-like has product MGFFTLFEVASMPILQVLIISVLGAVMATDYFKLLPADARRSLNKIVFVAFTPSLIFANLAKTVTLEDIISWWFMPINIGLTFLFGGILGWIAVKVLKPKPHLEGLIIATCSSGNLGNLLLIIIPAICNEDGSPFGDKSVCSTIGMSYASFSMALGGFYIWTYTYQLVRNSSVKLKAQLAAEAAAEIVKEPSKDYNANEKSGLLENEALAVSVLPAGNDLENPNNGSVEKKEGGTFLSHFAGVLHSILEELMAPPTVGAILGFLFGAVTWLRNLIIGDSAPLRVIQDSVTLLGNGTIPCITLILGGNLTQGLRKAKISPLVILAVVCVRYILSPVVGICIVRAASNMGFLPADPLFHFVLMVQFTLPPAMNIGTMTQLFDVAQEECSVLFLWTYLVATIALTLWSTVFMWILS; this is encoded by the exons atggggTTTTTTACGTTGTTTGAAGTGGCATCCATGCCAATATTGCAAGTGTTGATAATAAGTGTATTGGGAGCTGTAATGGCCACTGACTATTTCAAGCTTCTTCCTGCTGATGCTCGACGATCCCTTAACAAA ATAGTGTTTGTGGCCTTTACACCGTCGCTCATATTTGCAAACCTGGCAAAAACTGTCACACTGGAAGACATCATTTCATG GTGGTTTATGCCCATAAATATTGGGTTAACCTTTTTGTTTGGAGGAATTCTGGGATGGATTGCAGTAAAAGTACTGAAACCAAAACCACATCTAGAAGGCCTCATCATTGCCACATGTTCTTCTGGGAATTTGGGAAATCTTCTGCTCATCATCATCCCTGCAATCTGCAATGAGGATGGAAGCCCTTTTGGTGATAAATCAGTTTGCTCTACTATTGGAATGTCATATGCCTCCTTCTCAATGGCG CTTGGAGGTTTCTACATATGGACATATACTTACCAATTAGTAAGAAACTCATCTGTGAAGCTAAAAGCACAGCTAGCAGCAGAAGCTGCAGCAGAGATAGTGAAGGAGCCAAGCAAGGACTACAATGCAAATGAGAAGTCTGGCCTCCTTGAGAATGAAGCTCTTGCTGTCAGTGTCCTACCAGCTGGAAATGACCTGGAAAATCCCAAT AATGGATCAGTAGAGAAGAAAGAGGGTGGAACATTCTTGAGCCATTTTGCTGGGGTTTTGCACTCAATTCTGGAGGAGCTAATGGCACCTCCAACTGTTGGAGCT ATTTTGGGATTTCTGTTTGGGGCAGTAACATGGCTGAGGAACCTAATAATTGGTGACAGTGCTCCCCTCAGAGTCATCCAAGACTCTGTCACATTACTAGG GAATGGAACCATCCCATGCATCACCCTTATACTAGGTGGCAACCTCACTCAAG GTTTACGCAAGGCTAAGATCTCGCCATTAGTGATCCTAGCAGTGGTGTGCGTGCGGTACATCTTGAGTCCGGTGGTCGGAATCTGCATCGTTAGGGCTGCCTCTAACATGGGGTTCCTTCCGGCGGATCCGTTGTTCCATTTTGTGCTGATGGTTCAGTTCACTTTGCCGCCGGCCATGAATATTGGGACCATGACGCAGCTGTTTGATGTAGCACAAGAGGAGTGTTCGGTGCTTTTCCTGTGGACTTATTTGGTCGCAACAATTGCACTCACTTTATGGTCAACGGTGTTCATGTGGATCTTGTCATAG
- the LOC116019093 gene encoding uncharacterized protein LOC116019093: MRGERSIAALGGGGISKMELTTIEAASASLDGSFIFHVVADIVGFVLFMHQQIPSVLQDLTFEFDELQDEFKDLETALAQEETRGPLRRKHAARKREVRMGIKRLEKLMNMVSSMKTALQLVITEIPCIESVLLVLGPSPLRPMHIYELHFSRRARVSSGDYTRTRVVETLCKKAIRELVSRGAGSSSYPGPTKLYLLVRAPSSLSLPLHFLPKRDFKCNKKVAPIKLQFRGRGNDGLGKTAYHDDDNQAENAISFSDSASDDIIWFQCRHVIKGLASRTSTEED, encoded by the coding sequence ATGCGAGGAGAGCGTTCGATTGCGGCGTTAGGAGGCGGAGGGATTTCAAAAATGGAGCTCACGACTATTGAAGCAGCCTCAGCCTCCCTTGACGGCTCCTTCATTTTCCATGTCGTCGCCGACATTGTCGGCTTCGTCCTCTTCATGCACCAGCAAATCCCTTCTGTGTTGCAGGATCTCACTTTCGAATTCGATGAATTGCAGGACGAATTTAAGGATTTGGAGACGGCTCTTGCGCAAGAGGAAACCAGGGGACCGCTAAGGAGAAAGCACGCCGCTAGAAAGAGAGAGGTGAGGATGGGGATAAAAAGGCTAGAAAAGCTAATGAACATGGTTTCAAGTATGAAAACCGCTCTTCAACTGGTTATCACTGAGATTCCGTGTATTGAGAGTGTGCTTCTAGTTCTCGGACCTAGCCCTCTTCGCCCAATGCATATCTATGAACTGCATTTTTCGCGCAGAGCTAGGGTTTCTTCAGGGGATTATACCAGGACGAGAGTGGTGGAAACTCTCTGCAAAAAGGCCATAAGGGAACTAGTATCAAGGGGAGCTGGTTCCAGTTCGTATCCTGGTCCTACAAAGCTCTATCTGCTTGTCAGGGCTCCCTCTTCACTCAGTTTGCCTCTGCATTTTCTTCCCAAGCGTGACTTTAAATGTAACAAGAAGGTTGCCCCCATCAAATTGCAATTCAGGGGCAGAGGCAATGATGGGCTTGGCAAAACTGCTTATCATGATGATGATAATCAAGCTGAGAATGCAATCAGTTTCTCGGACTCTGCATCTGATGATATTATCTGGTTTCAATGTCGGCATGTAATCAAGGGCTTGGCTTCCAGGACATCAACTGAAGAAGACTAA